A region of Pontiella agarivorans DNA encodes the following proteins:
- the traF gene encoding conjugal transfer protein TraF, whose protein sequence is MKKLGAWLVVGWVACVQVSVAERYSFVGHRAQGIGGAGVATANDSSAQWHNPAAFGFFNREADEVPGLQTNVVSNLVVEVEQSAVTNEVPTNVVETVMVTNEVPSEVVETGTNGVTVTNAVMETQVAELSVTNAAADYQVVMLNITNSYYTYTNEVVDITVVPDRARVDNMKLEENDWGWNMLGVGVGYTMTEDMPEYVTALAEIDFDNFDGGGLDGAMAELPGQVETLLQLSSVLYGLGSDPDNSFYVDATAGMNFRFGNFGVGIRGFAEAAGFIDYLDTQRFGVEQSLAEFNTALDDAALEDGFSAVGYTYTSINPGDLAASGIAGAQEAYVDFKLTQLKNDGYLTDDLVDDAVEMVNLIKFGEDPNNVNSDSFENNQSTVTARGFGLMEVPFSYGHAFNDNLSIGITAKAMYGTVTGTKIRFANGDAFEDSLDNMEDNTEASFNVGLDLGVLYRMKMLQFGAVAHNINAPKFDGFSDQIQLTDEDGNPVGAPIDITVPDYTIDPQVTLGAAFVPSKRFMVEISYDLLETGTLMDNYDIQRLSFGAELDLWMLAVRLGAYNNLAADWQDWIATGGLGINLWAMRFDVGGAYSIGANAEYEGTEIPEEARLYAAISMEF, encoded by the coding sequence ATGAAAAAGCTAGGAGCATGGTTGGTTGTCGGTTGGGTTGCCTGTGTTCAGGTTTCGGTTGCGGAGCGGTATTCGTTTGTGGGGCACCGGGCGCAGGGTATAGGAGGTGCAGGTGTGGCGACCGCGAATGATTCTTCGGCGCAGTGGCACAATCCGGCGGCGTTCGGTTTCTTCAACCGCGAGGCGGATGAAGTGCCGGGCCTGCAGACGAATGTGGTCTCTAATCTTGTGGTTGAGGTTGAGCAGTCCGCGGTCACGAATGAAGTCCCGACGAATGTGGTTGAGACCGTGATGGTGACCAATGAGGTGCCGTCGGAAGTGGTGGAGACCGGAACAAACGGGGTGACGGTGACCAATGCGGTGATGGAGACGCAGGTGGCGGAGCTTTCGGTGACGAATGCGGCCGCGGATTATCAGGTGGTGATGCTGAATATTACCAACTCCTATTATACCTACACCAATGAGGTGGTGGATATCACGGTGGTGCCGGACCGGGCGCGCGTGGATAACATGAAGCTTGAGGAAAATGACTGGGGCTGGAATATGCTGGGAGTCGGCGTCGGTTACACCATGACCGAGGACATGCCGGAATATGTCACGGCGCTGGCGGAGATCGATTTTGATAATTTTGATGGAGGCGGCCTGGATGGCGCGATGGCTGAGTTGCCGGGGCAGGTGGAGACACTGCTGCAGCTGAGCAGTGTGCTTTACGGGCTGGGATCGGATCCGGACAATTCATTTTATGTGGATGCTACGGCCGGCATGAATTTCCGGTTCGGCAACTTCGGCGTGGGCATCCGGGGCTTTGCGGAAGCAGCGGGCTTCATTGATTATCTGGATACGCAGCGGTTCGGGGTTGAGCAGTCGCTCGCGGAGTTTAACACCGCCCTTGATGATGCCGCACTGGAGGATGGTTTCTCTGCGGTCGGCTATACCTATACCTCGATCAACCCGGGTGATCTGGCGGCCAGCGGTATTGCCGGTGCGCAGGAAGCGTATGTGGATTTTAAACTGACCCAGCTGAAAAACGACGGCTATCTGACGGATGATCTGGTCGATGATGCTGTGGAGATGGTCAACCTGATCAAGTTCGGGGAGGATCCTAATAATGTGAACAGCGACAGTTTTGAAAACAACCAGAGCACGGTAACGGCCCGGGGGTTCGGCTTGATGGAGGTGCCGTTCAGCTATGGCCACGCCTTTAACGACAACCTTTCCATCGGGATTACGGCCAAGGCGATGTACGGCACCGTGACCGGAACCAAAATCCGGTTTGCCAACGGGGATGCCTTCGAGGATTCGCTCGATAATATGGAGGACAATACGGAGGCCTCGTTCAACGTCGGTCTGGACCTGGGGGTGCTGTACCGTATGAAGATGCTGCAGTTCGGCGCGGTTGCGCATAACATCAACGCACCGAAGTTTGACGGATTTTCCGACCAGATCCAGCTGACCGATGAAGACGGTAATCCGGTGGGTGCTCCAATTGATATCACGGTTCCGGACTATACGATCGATCCGCAGGTGACGCTGGGCGCGGCGTTTGTGCCGTCGAAGCGGTTCATGGTTGAAATAAGTTATGACCTGCTGGAGACCGGAACGCTGATGGATAATTATGATATTCAGCGCCTCTCCTTCGGTGCCGAGCTGGATCTCTGGATGCTGGCGGTCCGTCTGGGGGCGTATAACAATCTGGCGGCGGACTGGCAGGACTGGATTGCCACCGGAGGCCTGGGGATCAATCTCTGGGCGATGCGGTTCGATGTCGGCGGCGCTTATTCCATCGGTGCCAATGCGGAGTATGAAGGAACGGAAATTCCGGAAGAAGCGCGGCTCTATGCGGCGATCTCGATGGAGTTCTAG
- a CDS encoding 3'-5' exonuclease: MNDFPAKKHMTKAAINELPMRSYDGPIHLFNTEAEADEAAGKLLKETLLGFDTETRPAFRKGESYDPSLLQLATGSDVYLFQIQQCGLTPNLIKVLSSPNIVKAGVAIERDVAELQAMEPFPPAGFVELATPAKSAGIKNLGLRGLTAILFSFRISKKEQVSNWARQELTKSQQTYAATDAWLGRKIYLTFREHGFVA; encoded by the coding sequence ATGAACGATTTTCCAGCGAAAAAACATATGACCAAAGCCGCCATCAATGAACTGCCTATGCGTTCATATGACGGTCCGATCCATCTTTTCAATACCGAAGCCGAGGCCGACGAAGCCGCCGGTAAACTGTTAAAAGAAACCCTGCTCGGGTTCGACACAGAAACCCGGCCGGCCTTTCGAAAAGGCGAAAGCTATGACCCGTCCCTGCTCCAGCTGGCCACAGGGAGCGACGTCTACCTGTTTCAGATTCAGCAGTGCGGCCTCACCCCGAACCTGATCAAGGTGCTCTCCTCGCCCAACATTGTTAAAGCCGGTGTGGCCATCGAACGCGACGTGGCGGAACTCCAGGCAATGGAACCATTCCCCCCCGCCGGCTTTGTTGAACTGGCCACGCCGGCCAAAAGCGCCGGCATTAAAAACCTCGGTCTGCGCGGCCTCACGGCCATTCTCTTCAGCTTCCGCATCTCCAAAAAGGAACAGGTATCCAACTGGGCACGACAGGAGCTGACAAAATCGCAGCAGACCTATGCGGCCACCGATGCCTGGCTCGGGCGTAAGATTTATCTGACGTTCCGGGAACACGGATTTGTTGCATAA
- a CDS encoding RNA methyltransferase, with the protein MNILDNIRVVLVNPMHGGNIGAVCRAINNNGITDLAVVDERPETDWNEARKLACNAREQFEAIKKFDTLREAVADCTVVAGTSARTGFYRDTSYPVRDFAPIALESAKEHKIALVFGREDKGLFNEELALCSHIIQIPTDELYRSLNLSHAVYICCYEIYTALGIFQPSEESAEEANSDLRERMFDLWREMMTETQFVHDQKLDHMMMGLRRIFNRGKLTVPDCKILMGLAKQSMWVADQWRKEQNKDKKMH; encoded by the coding sequence ATGAATATTCTAGATAACATCAGAGTCGTTCTTGTCAACCCGATGCACGGGGGAAACATCGGCGCGGTATGCCGGGCCATTAATAATAACGGCATCACCGACCTCGCCGTGGTGGACGAACGCCCGGAAACCGACTGGAACGAAGCCCGTAAACTGGCGTGCAATGCACGTGAGCAGTTCGAGGCCATCAAAAAGTTTGATACCCTGCGTGAAGCTGTGGCCGACTGCACCGTCGTCGCCGGCACATCGGCCCGCACCGGCTTTTACCGCGACACCTCCTATCCGGTCCGCGATTTTGCGCCGATCGCTCTCGAGAGTGCGAAGGAGCACAAAATTGCACTGGTTTTCGGGCGCGAGGACAAAGGCCTCTTTAATGAAGAGCTGGCGCTCTGCTCCCACATCATTCAGATTCCGACGGATGAACTTTACCGCTCTCTCAACCTGTCGCATGCCGTCTACATCTGTTGCTACGAAATCTACACCGCGCTCGGTATTTTCCAGCCTTCGGAAGAATCTGCGGAAGAAGCGAACTCCGACCTGCGCGAACGCATGTTTGATCTGTGGCGCGAAATGATGACTGAAACCCAGTTTGTGCACGATCAGAAACTCGACCATATGATGATGGGCCTGCGCCGAATTTTCAACCGCGGCAAACTGACCGTGCCCGATTGTAAAATCCTCATGGGCCTCGCCAAGCAGTCCATGTGGGTTGCTGATCAATGGCGTAAAGAACAGAACAAGGACAAAAAAATGCACTGA
- the nfo gene encoding deoxyribonuclease IV: MKYVGAHVSASGGVENAVLNAVGIGANAFALFTKNQRQWVAKPLSEENIAAFKTHCAEHGFEPHQILPHDSYLINLGHPEAEKLAKSRTAFIDEMRRCERLGLDRLNFHPGSHLKQVSESECLATIAESINLALDQTSGVTAVLENTAGQGTNLGFKFEHLAEIIDQVEDQSRIGVCIDTCHAFVAGYDLQTLESSQAVFSDFESIVGFNYLKGMHLNGSNKELGSRVDRHHSLEQGFLGLDVFKFIMTDPRFDGIPMILETIDETIWNKEIELLRSFEN, translated from the coding sequence ATGAAATATGTCGGAGCCCATGTAAGCGCCAGCGGCGGGGTGGAAAACGCGGTGCTCAATGCGGTCGGAATCGGGGCCAACGCCTTTGCCCTGTTCACCAAGAATCAGCGCCAGTGGGTTGCAAAACCCCTCTCCGAAGAAAATATTGCCGCCTTCAAAACCCACTGCGCCGAGCACGGCTTTGAGCCGCACCAGATCCTGCCGCACGACTCCTACCTCATCAACCTCGGCCACCCCGAGGCCGAAAAGCTGGCTAAATCGCGTACGGCTTTCATCGACGAAATGCGCCGCTGCGAACGGCTCGGCCTCGACCGGCTCAACTTTCATCCCGGAAGCCACCTCAAACAGGTGTCCGAATCGGAATGTCTGGCCACCATTGCGGAATCCATCAATCTGGCCCTCGATCAGACCAGCGGCGTTACCGCCGTTCTGGAAAACACGGCCGGTCAGGGCACCAACCTCGGCTTTAAATTTGAGCACCTCGCGGAGATCATCGATCAGGTGGAAGACCAATCCCGCATCGGCGTCTGCATCGATACCTGCCACGCCTTTGTGGCCGGCTACGATCTCCAGACCCTGGAAAGCAGTCAGGCCGTGTTCAGCGATTTTGAATCCATCGTGGGGTTCAACTATCTGAAAGGCATGCATCTCAACGGCTCAAACAAAGAGCTCGGCAGCCGCGTCGACCGTCATCATTCCCTCGAGCAGGGGTTTCTGGGCCTCGACGTTTTTAAATTCATCATGACCGACCCCCGCTTCGATGGCATCCCGATGATCCTCGAAACCATCGACGAAACCATTTGGAACAAGGAAATTGAATTACTCCGGAGCTTTGAAAATTGA
- the aceE gene encoding pyruvate dehydrogenase (acetyl-transferring), homodimeric type, producing the protein MDTSNSNSEKIDYDKQDWLDALHEMLENEGADRVKDILHDLQVEAHRKGVRLPFSANTPYINTIPMDEQPAYPGDREMERRIKSLIRWNAMAMVVRANREEDGIGGHISSYQSIAAMYEVGFNHFFRGRTDSFPGDMVYFQGHSSPGVYARAYLEGRLNDDHLKNFRHELHDKPGLSSYPHPWLMPDFWQFPTVSMGLGPITAIYHARYIKYLEDRGLREPTDQHVWAFLGDGETDEPESLGALKLAAREKLDNLTFVVNCNLQRLDGPVSGNSKIIQELEAAFRGAGWNVIKVIWGDSWDPLLEKDESGMLVKRMGEVVDGQYQKYTVEDAEYVREHFFGAYPETAELAANLSDSEIKRMRRGGHDPAKIYAAYKKAVETKGRPTVILAKTVKGYGLGTAGEGQNITHSQKKMGEESLREFRTRFGLPISDEEIDDVPFYRPDDDSPEMEYLRQRRAALGGHVPTRLTDFNPIDMPADKIFQEFDAGSDRAVSTTMVFVRVLSKLLSDKNIGKLVVPIIPDEARTFGMDALFRQVGIYAHSGQLYEPVDADNLLYYKEAKDGQILEEGITEAGAFSSFVAAGTAYANHGINTIPFYTYYSMFGFQRIGDSAWLAGDSRCKGFLLGATAGRTTLAGEGLQHQDGHSLALALTYPNMVAYDPAFAYELALIIKDGIRRMYVDNEQIFYYITLMNDNYEQPAKPEGSDEGILKGMYKFQSSEKAQAQILGSGAILPEAVKAAEQLKKKYKIETNVWSVTSYKNLINDALDVEREQVRNGNKDAKAYITECLEGENGPVVAASDYMKLLPNALNKAVPGGLVSLGTDGFGRSDGRCALRKHFEVDANAITFTVLSELEAKGEFDKKKLDKARKDLGIDLDKPNPVGE; encoded by the coding sequence ATGGATACAAGTAATTCGAATAGTGAGAAGATCGATTACGATAAACAGGACTGGCTCGATGCGCTTCACGAGATGCTCGAGAACGAGGGTGCAGACCGCGTAAAGGACATTCTCCACGACCTTCAGGTCGAAGCTCATCGCAAAGGCGTCCGCCTCCCGTTTTCCGCCAACACCCCGTATATTAACACGATCCCGATGGATGAACAGCCGGCCTACCCGGGTGACCGTGAAATGGAACGCCGCATTAAGTCGCTGATCCGCTGGAATGCGATGGCGATGGTGGTGCGTGCCAACCGCGAGGAAGACGGCATCGGCGGTCATATTTCGAGTTATCAGTCCATTGCCGCGATGTACGAAGTCGGTTTTAACCACTTTTTCCGCGGACGCACCGATTCGTTTCCGGGGGATATGGTTTATTTTCAGGGGCACTCTTCCCCGGGCGTCTACGCGCGCGCCTATCTTGAAGGCCGCCTGAATGATGACCATCTGAAAAACTTTCGTCATGAGTTGCATGATAAGCCGGGACTGTCCTCGTACCCGCACCCGTGGCTAATGCCCGATTTCTGGCAGTTCCCGACTGTATCCATGGGCCTGGGACCGATTACGGCGATTTATCACGCCCGTTATATTAAATATCTTGAAGACCGCGGTCTGCGCGAGCCGACCGATCAGCATGTCTGGGCGTTTTTGGGCGACGGAGAAACCGATGAGCCGGAATCGCTGGGTGCGCTGAAGCTTGCGGCACGCGAAAAACTCGACAATCTGACTTTTGTGGTCAACTGCAACCTGCAGCGTCTCGACGGTCCGGTTTCCGGCAACAGCAAGATTATTCAGGAACTCGAAGCCGCGTTCCGGGGTGCCGGCTGGAACGTGATCAAAGTGATCTGGGGCGACAGCTGGGATCCGCTGCTGGAAAAAGATGAAAGCGGTATGCTTGTGAAGCGTATGGGGGAAGTCGTTGACGGGCAGTATCAGAAATATACCGTTGAAGACGCCGAATATGTCCGCGAACATTTCTTCGGAGCCTATCCTGAAACCGCCGAGCTCGCGGCCAATCTGTCGGATTCCGAAATCAAACGTATGCGCCGCGGCGGCCACGATCCGGCCAAAATTTATGCGGCCTACAAGAAGGCGGTTGAAACCAAAGGACGGCCGACCGTAATCCTTGCTAAAACCGTTAAAGGCTATGGTCTGGGTACTGCGGGCGAAGGCCAGAATATCACCCATTCCCAGAAAAAGATGGGCGAAGAATCGCTGCGTGAATTCCGCACCCGCTTCGGTCTGCCGATTTCCGATGAAGAGATTGATGACGTGCCGTTCTATCGTCCGGACGATGACAGTCCGGAAATGGAATATCTGCGCCAGCGCCGTGCGGCACTGGGCGGTCATGTGCCGACCCGTCTGACTGACTTCAACCCGATTGATATGCCGGCCGATAAAATTTTCCAGGAATTTGATGCCGGCTCCGACCGCGCGGTTTCCACCACGATGGTCTTTGTGCGCGTGCTTTCGAAACTGCTGTCCGATAAAAATATCGGGAAGCTTGTGGTTCCGATTATTCCGGACGAAGCCCGTACTTTCGGTATGGATGCCCTGTTCCGTCAGGTCGGTATTTATGCCCACTCCGGTCAGTTGTACGAGCCGGTGGATGCAGACAACCTGCTGTATTATAAGGAAGCCAAGGACGGCCAGATTCTCGAAGAGGGGATCACGGAGGCCGGGGCGTTTTCTTCGTTTGTCGCAGCGGGTACGGCATATGCCAACCACGGCATAAACACGATTCCGTTTTACACCTACTACTCGATGTTCGGGTTCCAGCGTATCGGCGATTCCGCCTGGCTGGCCGGTGATTCCCGCTGCAAAGGCTTCCTGCTTGGAGCCACTGCAGGGCGTACCACGCTGGCGGGTGAAGGCCTGCAGCATCAGGACGGGCACAGCCTTGCTCTGGCGCTGACCTATCCGAATATGGTGGCGTACGACCCGGCGTTTGCCTACGAGCTGGCGCTGATCATCAAGGACGGTATCCGCCGCATGTATGTGGATAACGAGCAGATCTTCTATTACATCACGCTGATGAATGATAACTATGAGCAGCCGGCCAAACCGGAAGGCAGCGACGAGGGAATTCTGAAGGGGATGTATAAGTTCCAGTCTTCGGAAAAAGCCCAGGCGCAGATTCTCGGTTCCGGAGCCATCCTGCCCGAGGCCGTCAAAGCCGCTGAGCAGCTGAAGAAAAAATATAAAATTGAAACCAACGTCTGGTCCGTCACCAGTTATAAAAACCTGATCAACGATGCGCTCGACGTTGAACGTGAACAGGTGCGTAACGGAAATAAAGATGCGAAGGCCTATATCACGGAATGTCTGGAAGGGGAAAACGGGCCGGTTGTGGCGGCTTCCGACTACATGAAACTGCTGCCGAATGCATTGAATAAAGCGGTTCCGGGAGGACTTGTTTCGCTGGGTACCGATGGTTTCGGCCGTTCCGATGGTCGCTGTGCGCTGCGGAAGCACTTTGAAGTGGATGCCAACGCCATTACCTTTACTGTACTTTCCGAGCTGGAAGCAAAAGGCGAATTTGATAAGAAGAAACTCGATAAAGCCCGCAAGGATCTGGGCATCGATCTCGATAAACCGAATCCGGTAGGAGAATAA
- a CDS encoding 2-oxo acid dehydrogenase subunit E2 yields the protein MALEFKLPELGENIESGDVVNVLVEVGEAVTEGQSLVEIEAGKASMEIPAPAAGTISAIHVATGDTVEVGQLAFTIDDGGAAAPAADEVPAEEPAPVAEAAPAEEAPAAAEEAPAPAGGGETIEFKLPDLGENIESGDIINVLVAEGDSVDEGQGLLEIEAGKASMEIPAPAAGVIKAVHVAQGDTVSIGTLAFTIESSGGAAPAAAPAPAAKPVPAAPAPKSAAREPEQPVVVRPPEPKKPEPVKHQRPVNAVSAAPNVRRLARELGVDIHMVKPSREGGRISMEDVKNHAKGTIESGGGGGSRPSVQGAVRVEKMSAIRKATMNHMTHCWTTIPHVTQQDWADITHLDELRKKFAKKAEVHGAKLTVTAILVKVVASALKAFPNFNCSIDTDNAEIIYKDFYNIGIAVDTEKGLMVPVIRDADQKNMIQLAGDLGSIAQKTREGKIGLEDMQGGTFTISNLGGIGGTFFTPIVNSPEVAILGVGRAVKKDGRMMMPLSLSYDHRIIDGADGARFIRWIVDALEEPLLLALEG from the coding sequence ATGGCACTTGAATTTAAACTTCCAGAGCTTGGAGAAAATATTGAATCCGGAGACGTGGTCAACGTTCTCGTTGAGGTCGGCGAGGCCGTAACTGAAGGCCAGTCGCTGGTGGAAATTGAAGCGGGTAAGGCGAGTATGGAAATTCCGGCTCCGGCTGCCGGGACCATTTCGGCCATTCATGTGGCCACCGGCGATACCGTTGAGGTGGGCCAGCTGGCATTCACCATTGATGATGGCGGCGCTGCGGCGCCCGCTGCTGATGAGGTTCCGGCTGAGGAGCCGGCCCCTGTAGCGGAAGCTGCACCCGCGGAAGAAGCTCCGGCGGCGGCCGAGGAGGCTCCGGCTCCGGCCGGTGGCGGAGAAACGATTGAATTTAAACTTCCGGACCTTGGAGAAAATATTGAGTCCGGCGATATCATCAACGTACTTGTCGCTGAAGGTGACAGCGTGGATGAAGGGCAGGGCCTGCTCGAAATCGAAGCGGGTAAGGCGAGTATGGAAATTCCAGCTCCGGCCGCCGGCGTGATCAAAGCTGTGCATGTGGCTCAGGGTGATACGGTAAGCATCGGTACGCTGGCCTTTACCATTGAATCATCAGGAGGCGCTGCTCCGGCAGCCGCTCCGGCCCCGGCCGCGAAGCCGGTTCCTGCCGCTCCCGCGCCGAAATCTGCTGCCCGTGAACCGGAACAGCCGGTTGTCGTGCGGCCGCCGGAACCGAAGAAACCGGAGCCGGTTAAGCATCAGCGGCCGGTTAATGCGGTTTCCGCTGCACCGAATGTCCGCCGTCTGGCCCGTGAACTGGGTGTGGATATTCATATGGTCAAACCGTCCCGCGAGGGCGGCAGAATCAGTATGGAAGATGTGAAGAATCACGCGAAAGGCACCATTGAAAGCGGTGGCGGCGGAGGAAGCCGTCCGAGCGTTCAGGGGGCTGTCCGTGTTGAGAAAATGTCGGCCATCCGTAAGGCGACCATGAATCACATGACGCACTGCTGGACCACCATTCCGCATGTGACGCAGCAGGACTGGGCGGATATCACGCACCTCGATGAGCTGCGTAAGAAATTTGCGAAAAAGGCCGAGGTGCATGGGGCCAAGCTGACCGTTACGGCGATTCTTGTGAAAGTGGTGGCTTCTGCGCTGAAAGCATTCCCGAACTTTAACTGCAGTATTGATACGGATAACGCAGAGATCATTTACAAGGACTTCTACAATATCGGCATTGCGGTCGATACGGAGAAAGGCCTGATGGTTCCGGTTATCCGCGATGCTGACCAGAAAAACATGATTCAGCTCGCAGGCGATCTCGGCAGCATTGCTCAGAAAACCCGTGAAGGTAAAATCGGCCTTGAGGATATGCAGGGCGGAACCTTTACGATTTCCAACCTCGGCGGTATCGGCGGAACGTTCTTTACGCCGATCGTGAATTCGCCGGAAGTGGCGATTCTCGGGGTTGGCCGGGCGGTCAAAAAAGACGGCCGCATGATGATGCCGCTGTCGCTGTCCTACGACCACCGCATCATCGACGGTGCTGACGGAGCGCGCTTTATCCGCTGGATTGTGGATGCGCTCGAAGAGCCGCTGCTGCTTGCTCTGGAAGGCTAA
- a CDS encoding 3'-5' exonuclease yields MDSTMAIFNTRITVLDYETTGSVRGFPTEPWQLGMVTLEAGKLDPDSMFESWLKVDADRPFNPHAPGRHARLRAELAEAPTPQELWPSVKARLTDFPLCAHNVGTEKKFTRQMAPMHRFGLWIDTLRIARKAWPGCTSYALDDLIVLLDLKPEIDALCVGREAHDALYDAVASAKLLEYLLSQPGWGGLTVGELAAM; encoded by the coding sequence ATGGATTCAACCATGGCCATTTTTAATACCCGCATCACGGTGCTGGACTATGAAACCACGGGCTCGGTTCGGGGATTTCCGACGGAGCCCTGGCAGCTTGGTATGGTGACGCTTGAGGCGGGGAAGCTGGATCCGGATTCCATGTTTGAGAGCTGGCTGAAGGTTGATGCGGACCGGCCGTTTAATCCCCATGCACCGGGACGCCATGCCCGGTTACGCGCCGAGCTGGCCGAAGCGCCGACCCCGCAGGAACTCTGGCCGTCGGTGAAAGCGCGTCTGACCGATTTCCCGCTCTGTGCCCACAACGTAGGTACCGAGAAAAAATTTACACGGCAGATGGCTCCGATGCACCGTTTCGGTCTGTGGATTGATACGCTCCGTATTGCCCGCAAGGCATGGCCGGGCTGCACGTCCTATGCGCTGGATGATCTGATCGTCCTGCTGGATCTTAAACCCGAGATCGATGCTCTTTGCGTCGGGCGGGAGGCGCATGACGCGCTGTACGATGCCGTGGCCTCCGCCAAGCTGCTGGAATACCTGCTGAGCCAGCCGGGGTGGGGCGGGCTCACTGTGGGCGAGCTGGCGGCCATGTGA